A single region of the Mus caroli chromosome 16, CAROLI_EIJ_v1.1, whole genome shotgun sequence genome encodes:
- the Znf174 gene encoding zinc finger protein 174 yields the protein MAARMEITLSTHTEDSDKQERHIIMKPEENRGPPQQKAYPDPELSRQGFRHFCYQEVSGPQEALSCLQQLCRQWLQPELHTKEQILELLVMEQFLVILPPEIQAQVWHRYPKSSREIVTLVEDLHRASKKPKQWVTVCMQGQKVLLEKTGAQLVEQELRDFQPQTPSRDIQEDSVEEPSWEGSHERLSPHHWEKTLLQEPVLRLTETESSRMRGDKENPKQEEARRAKACTVLHGRPKEGTLHSPEPRGVTASDARLLQWQVRPPQSPKSLAHYQRHCRELEYISNPLRGHPLRELKRSRGGRRSLSGLMQCLGHQAAHPARKPYSCDDCGKSFTWNSELKRHRRVHTGERPYICGECGNCFGRQSTLKLHQRIHTGEKPYQCSHCGKCFRQSSNLHQHHRLHHGN from the exons ATGGCAGCTAGAATGGAGATAACTTTGAGCACCCACACTGAGGATTCTGACAAGCAAGAGAGACACATAATAATGAAGCCGGAAGAAAACCGTGGCCCCCCTCAGCAAAAAGCCTATCCTGACCCTGAGCTTTCCCGCCAGGGCTTCAGACACTTTTGCTATCAAGAAGTGTCTGGGCCCCAGGAAGCGCTCTCCTGCCTTCAACAGCTCTGCAGACAATGGCTGCAGCCTGAACTACACACTAAAGAGCAGATTTTGGAGCTCCTAGTGATGGAGCAGTTTCTGGTCATCCTACCTCCAGAGATCCAGGCTCAGGTCTGGCATCGGTATCCAAAGAGCAGCAGGGAGATTGTGACTTTGGTGGAAGATTTGCACAGAGCATCCAAAAAACCAAAGCAGTGG GTGACCGTTTGTATGCAAGGGCAAAAGGTGCTCTTGGAGAAAACAGGAGCTCAGCTTGTAGAACAAGAACTTCGAGACTTTCAACCCCAAACTCCTAGCAGAGACATTCAGGAGGACTCTGTGGAGGAGCCGTCCTGGGAAGGATCTCATGAGCGGCTGAGTCCTCACCACTGGGAGAAGACTCTCCTCCAGGAACCAGTCCTCAGATTGACTGAGACAG AGTCCTCCAGAATGAGAGGTGACAAGGAAAACCCGAAACAGGAGGAGGCAAGAAGAGCAAAGGCATGCACAGTCTTACATGGAAGACCTAAAGAGGGTACCCTGCACAGCCCTGAGCCAAGAGGGGTGACTGCAAGTGATGCCCGATTGTTGCAATGGCAGGTCAGACCCCCACAATCTCCCAAGTCACTTGCCCACTACCAGAGACATTGCAGAGAGCTGGAATATATCAGTAATCCCCTCAGAGGTCACCCACTGAGAGAGTTAAAGAGAAGCAGAGGTGGCCGAAGAAGCCTGAGCGGCCTCATGCAGTGTCTTGGTCACCAGGCAGCCCACCCAGCCAGGAAACCTTACAGCTGTGACGATTGTGGGAAAAGCTTCACGTGGAATTCAGAGCTGAAGCGACACAGGAGAGTGCACACCGGGGAGAGACCCTACATCTGCGGGGAGTGTGGAAACTGCTTTGGGAGGCAGTCAACTCTGAAACTGCACCAGAGAAtccacactggggagaaaccATACCAGTGCAGCCACTGTGGCAAATGCTTTCGCCAAAGCTCCAACCTCCACCAGCACCACAGGCTCCACCATGGGAACTGA
- the Znf597 gene encoding zinc finger protein 597: protein MASTLPTSDEQGPLLFEDLDVYFSQEECVSLHPAQKTLSREAPLESFENLDSIGGEDQTESSQKLSLEPVKLEELSLEKDSIAAPLVHYSEQSEQDDEIHEDKMSGGTLTCKTKLISLLVTIDNQTPLVELSQCLGVKTLSDIIEVPWEEAKNVYKCPDCDQSFSDNTYLVLHQKIHLREKKYKCSACEKTFSHRTNLRTHKRIHTGEKPYKCAECAASFRQQSHLSRHMNSHLKEKPYTCSVCGRGFMWLPGLAEHQKSHTDKKSYECADHDQETNLALPEERGSSDTPSQHTHCVKTLEQPSDPTLPEKDHKEDSKHCSIDDEDFFSFSRFKPLQCLDCDMTFPCFSELVSHQTIHDLEKPHKCKTCTKTFAFESELVSHEKSHRREEPFKCTVCGKSFSVSVQLVTHKRAHRRNSK, encoded by the exons ATGGCGTCCACGCTCCCCACATCCGATGAGCAG GGACCACTGCTTTTTGAAGATCTGGATGTGTATTTTTCTCAAGAGGAGTGTGTGAGTCTGCACCCTGCTCAGAAGACCCTCAGCAGAGAAGCCCCATTGGAGAGTTTTGAGAATTTGGACTCGATAG GGGGGGAAGACCAGACTGAGAGCAGTCAGAAGTTGAGCCTCGAGCCTGTGAAACTTGAAGAGCTGTCCCTAGAAAAGGACTCCATTGCTGCACCCCTTGTTCACTACTCTGAGCAATCTGAGCAGGATGATGaaatacatgaagacaaaatgtCAGGTGGAACGTTGACTTGCAAGACCAAACTTATAAGCCTCTTGGTTACCATTGACAACCAAACCCCATTAGTAGAATTATCTCAATGTTTAGGAGTTAAAACACTTTCGGATATTATTGAAGTTCCTTGGGAAGAAGCCAAAAATGTGTACAAGTGTCCTGACTGTGACCAAAGCTTCAGTGATAATACATACCTTGTTTTGCATCAGAAAATTCATTTAAGAGAGAAGAAGTATAAATGTAGTGCCTGTGAGAAGACCTTCAGTCACAGAACCAACCTGAGGACACATAAGCGAATCCACACTGGTGAGAAGCCTTACAAGTGTGCCGAGTGTGCTGCCAGCTTCCGACAGCAGTCACACCTGTCTAGGCACATGAATAGCCATTTAAAGGAGAAACCATATACATGTAGTGTATGTGGGAGAGGTTTTATGTGGCTCCCAGGATTGGCAGAACATCAGAAGAGTCATACTGATAAAAAATCTTATGAATGTGCTGACCACGACCAGGAAACAAATCTGGCTTTGCCTGAAGAAAGAGGTTCATCAGACACAccatcccagcacacacactgtGTGAAGACCTTGGAGCAGCCCTCAGACCCTACTCTCCCTGAGAAAGACCATAAGGAGGACTCTAAACACTGCAGTATTGATGATGAAGACTTTTTTTCATTCTCCAGATTTAAACCCTTACAGTGTCTTGATTGTGACATGACTTTTCCTTGTTTCTCGGAGCTTGTCTCTCACCAAACCATTCATGACCTGGAAAAACCTCATAAGTGCAAAACATGTACAAAAACTTTTGCTTTCGAGTCAGAGCTTGTATCCCATGAGAAGAGCCACAGAAGAGAAGAGCCTTTTAAATGCACAGTGTGTGGGAAGAGTTTCAGTGTGAGTGTGCAGCTCGTCACTCATAAACGAGCCcataggagaaacagcaagtaa